From Arachis stenosperma cultivar V10309 chromosome 2, arast.V10309.gnm1.PFL2, whole genome shotgun sequence, one genomic window encodes:
- the LOC130960379 gene encoding protein ORANGE-LIKE, chloroplastic yields MTIFSLQSQFLSCKIPQIPSHSKASIFRENTNQQFTLSGVSFLKPRITLCYSSKDGDNTPSESSNFCIIEGPETVQDFVQMQLQEIQDNIKSRRNKIFLLMEEVRRLRVQQRLKSLRKVVNEEGEEETNEMPEIPSSIPFLPHVTPKTLKKLYTTSISFMSGIIVFGGLIAPTLELKLGIGGTSYEDFIRSMHLPLQLSQVDPIVASFSGGAVGVISVLMLIEASNVEQQEKKRCKYCHGTGYLACARCSASGVCLNIDPISVSSTSTKPLQVPTTKRCGNCSGSGKVMCPTCLCTGMMMASEHDLRIDPFD; encoded by the exons ATGACCATCTTCTCTCTTCAGTCTCAGTTTCTTTCATGTAAGATTCCACAAATTCCATCACACTCTAAAGCTTCAATCTTCAGAGAAAACACCAACCAACAATTTACTCTGTCCGGAGTTTCATTCTTGAAGCCAAGGATTACTCTCTGCTATTCTTCAAAAGATGGTGACAACACACCAAG TGAAAGCAGCAACTTTTGCATCATTGAGGGGCCAGAAACGGTTCAGGATTTTGTTCAGATGCAGCTTCAGGAAATTCAAGACAACATAAAGAGTAGGCGCAATAAAATCTTTCTTCTCATGGAAGAG GTGAGAAGGTTGCGTGTGCAGCAGCGCCTAAAAAGTTTGAGAAAAGTTGTGAAtgaggagggagaggaagaaACAAATGAGATGCCGGAAATTCCATCATCAATTCCATTCCTTCCTCATGTG ACTCCCAAGACTCTGAAGAAGCTCTATACAACAAGCATATCATTCATGTCTGGAATAATTGTATTTGGCGGGCTTATTGCGCCAACG CTTGAGCTAAAATTAGGCATTGGTGGAACCTCATATGAAGATTTCATAAGAAGCATGCATTTGCCTTTGCAACTAAG TCAAGTCGATCCGATTGTGGCATCGTTTTCAGGCGGGGCAGTAGGCGTGATTTCGGTGCTGATGTTAATTGAGGCTAGTAATGTTGAGCAGCAAGAGAAAAAAAGGTGCAAGTATTGCCATGGAACCg GATACTTAGCTTGTGCTCGGTGTTCGGCGAGTGGTGTATGCTTGAACATTGATCCTATTTCGGTGTCTAGTACATCGACAAAACCTCTGCAAGTTCCGACAACCAAAAGGTGTGGAAACTGCTCCGGTTCTGGAAAG